In Aequorivita sp. H23M31, a single window of DNA contains:
- a CDS encoding ABC transporter ATP-binding protein: MEKLLEVINVSKHYGDYKALNDVSITVEKGSIFGLLGPNGAGKTTLIRIINQITMPDKGSVILDGEPLQPNHIQYIGYLPEERGLYKTMKVGEQALYLAQLKGLSHNEAKKRLKYWFDRLEIGDWWDKKIQELSKGMAQKIQFVVTVLHNPKLLIFDEPFSGFDPINANLIKDEILKLRDEGATVIFSTHRMESVEEMCDHIALIHKSNKILDGSLMDIKRQYRSNTFEIGLITPDHVGTTAALKERFEIAPATFKSVNDELQYRIQLPTSSSGNDLVEFLTSKGQLTHFVEVVPTASDIFIETIQKN; this comes from the coding sequence ATGGAAAAACTCTTAGAGGTCATCAATGTTTCTAAGCATTACGGGGATTACAAAGCATTAAACGATGTATCGATCACGGTAGAAAAAGGAAGCATATTTGGTCTTTTGGGGCCTAATGGGGCCGGAAAGACAACCTTGATAAGAATTATCAATCAAATTACTATGCCAGATAAGGGCAGCGTCATTTTAGATGGAGAGCCACTGCAGCCCAACCATATCCAATACATTGGCTATCTTCCAGAGGAACGTGGTCTTTATAAAACAATGAAAGTTGGAGAACAGGCCTTATATCTAGCCCAACTGAAAGGGCTTTCGCACAATGAGGCTAAAAAACGATTGAAATATTGGTTTGATCGCCTTGAAATAGGGGATTGGTGGGACAAGAAAATCCAGGAACTATCTAAAGGAATGGCCCAAAAAATTCAATTTGTAGTTACAGTACTCCATAACCCAAAGTTGCTGATTTTTGACGAGCCATTTAGCGGATTCGATCCTATAAACGCCAACCTTATTAAGGATGAAATCTTAAAACTTCGCGATGAGGGGGCAACTGTCATTTTTTCCACACACCGTATGGAATCTGTGGAAGAAATGTGCGATCATATTGCTCTTATTCATAAATCCAATAAAATTTTGGACGGTAGTTTGATGGACATCAAAAGGCAATATAGGAGCAATACTTTTGAGATTGGATTGATTACCCCAGATCACGTTGGAACCACGGCTGCCCTCAAGGAAAGGTTTGAGATTGCTCCGGCAACCTTCAAAAGTGTGAATGATGAGTTGCAGTATAGGATTCAATTACCTACTTCCAGCTCTGGAAATGATCTTGTTGAATTTCTAACATCAAAGGGACAGTTAACCCATTTTGTAGAAGTGGTCCCTACCGCCAGTGATATTTTTATTGAAACCATCCAAAAAAACTAG
- a CDS encoding TIGR01777 family oxidoreductase → MKKILITGATGLIGHALTQQCLEAGISVNYLSTSKDKIKKSENYNGFYWNPKYGEIDEKAFEGVTAIINLVGATIAKRWTKKYKKIIIDSRVQSMALIYDTLQRIDHDIVHFISASGINIYPHSKTKLYTEESTEVDDNFLAEVVIKWEKAALRFKDLGMEVTKVRTGMVLAKNDGALPKLVKPIKLGVGAPLGDGSQWQSWIHIDDIAGIYLFILTNQLEGIYNAVAPNPVLNKKMTKLIAAQLDSPLWLPPIPGFVLKVALGEMAILVLEGQLVSSKKIQELGYMFKFYNVESALQDLLE, encoded by the coding sequence ATGAAAAAGATTTTAATTACCGGAGCTACTGGATTAATAGGTCATGCATTGACTCAGCAATGTTTGGAGGCCGGTATTTCCGTTAATTACCTCAGTACCAGTAAGGATAAAATTAAAAAATCCGAAAATTACAATGGGTTTTATTGGAATCCCAAATATGGCGAGATTGACGAAAAGGCATTTGAAGGAGTAACTGCGATTATAAATTTGGTTGGTGCTACCATTGCCAAGCGCTGGACAAAAAAGTACAAGAAAATTATAATTGATAGTAGGGTCCAATCGATGGCTCTTATATATGATACCCTCCAACGGATAGACCACGATATTGTTCATTTTATTTCTGCCAGTGGAATTAATATATATCCGCACTCCAAAACAAAACTTTATACGGAAGAAAGTACGGAAGTGGATGATAATTTCTTGGCCGAGGTCGTGATTAAATGGGAAAAGGCAGCCCTGAGGTTTAAAGATCTGGGTATGGAGGTAACCAAAGTCCGAACGGGAATGGTCCTGGCGAAAAACGATGGTGCCCTGCCAAAATTGGTAAAACCTATAAAATTAGGTGTGGGTGCGCCTTTGGGAGACGGAAGTCAATGGCAGTCTTGGATCCACATAGATGACATTGCAGGAATATACCTGTTTATTCTTACCAATCAATTGGAAGGTATTTACAATGCCGTTGCTCCGAATCCCGTTTTAAACAAAAAAATGACAAAACTTATCGCCGCCCAGCTCGATAGTCCTCTATGGCTTCCGCCCATACCGGGTTTTGTACTTAAAGTGGCTTTGGGAGAAATGGCAATTCTCGTATTGGAAGGACAGTTGGTCAGCTCGAAAAAAATCCAGGAATTGGGTTATATGTTCAAGTTCTATAACGTAGAATCTGCGCTTCAGGATTTATTGGAGTAG
- a CDS encoding M20/M25/M40 family metallo-hydrolase produces the protein MKTLHLSLLIVILTFSVKGVSQSKTQDSTIIRSLYNTALTEGKGYYWLDHLSNEIGGRLSGSVEAEMAVKFTEEKLKELGLDKVWLQPVMVPKWTRGFKEYAYIQTGGDQKKVTDICALGGSVPTPSLGIKAEVVEVQGIEELASLGKEKLSGKIVFFNRPMDPTEIQTFVAYSEAADQRYAGAKEAAKYGAVGVLVRSLNLRMDDYPHTGSMSYGDLPANMQIPAAAISTNGANYLSSLLKLQPDLQFYYKMNCKTWDDVQSYNVIGEITGSTYPDEYIVVGGHLDSWDLADGAQDDGAGVVQSMEVLNLFKKIGYKPKHTIRAVLFMNEENGLRGGKKYAEEAKRKGEKHRFAIESDAGGFSPRGFSIDASDANFKKVQSWEPLFKPYLIHLFERGYSGADINPLKGNIDVLAGLMPDSQRYFDYHHAATDTFDAVNKRELELGAATMASLIYLFDTHGTK, from the coding sequence ATGAAAACCCTTCATCTTTCTTTATTAATTGTAATTCTCACTTTCTCGGTAAAGGGAGTTTCCCAAAGCAAAACCCAAGATTCTACTATAATCAGGAGTCTTTATAATACTGCGTTAACAGAAGGGAAAGGTTACTACTGGCTCGATCATTTATCAAATGAAATAGGTGGAAGACTTTCGGGCTCGGTCGAGGCGGAAATGGCGGTTAAATTTACCGAAGAAAAACTTAAGGAGTTAGGCTTGGATAAGGTTTGGTTACAACCTGTAATGGTGCCAAAATGGACACGTGGATTTAAAGAATATGCCTATATACAGACAGGTGGGGATCAAAAGAAGGTGACCGATATCTGCGCTCTTGGGGGATCTGTGCCCACCCCGAGTCTGGGAATTAAAGCAGAAGTAGTGGAAGTTCAGGGCATTGAAGAACTTGCTTCCTTGGGAAAGGAAAAATTATCAGGTAAGATTGTATTTTTCAATAGGCCCATGGATCCTACAGAAATACAGACTTTCGTAGCTTATAGTGAAGCTGCCGATCAGCGATATGCTGGAGCAAAGGAAGCCGCAAAATATGGAGCGGTGGGAGTTTTGGTCCGTTCCTTAAACTTGCGGATGGATGATTACCCACACACTGGTTCAATGAGTTATGGCGATTTGCCCGCAAATATGCAGATTCCGGCTGCCGCTATCAGTACTAATGGCGCCAATTATTTGAGCAGTTTATTAAAATTACAACCAGATTTGCAGTTTTATTATAAAATGAACTGTAAAACTTGGGATGATGTCCAAAGTTATAATGTGATAGGAGAAATCACCGGAAGCACCTATCCCGATGAATATATTGTTGTAGGTGGACATCTGGATAGTTGGGATCTTGCTGATGGAGCCCAGGATGACGGTGCGGGTGTTGTGCAAAGTATGGAAGTGTTGAATCTGTTTAAAAAGATTGGTTATAAACCAAAACACACCATTCGTGCAGTTCTATTTATGAACGAGGAAAACGGGCTGCGCGGAGGAAAAAAATATGCAGAGGAAGCAAAACGAAAAGGAGAAAAACACAGATTTGCAATTGAAAGCGATGCTGGAGGATTTTCACCAAGAGGCTTTTCCATTGATGCCAGTGACGCCAATTTTAAAAAAGTACAAAGTTGGGAACCTTTATTTAAACCTTATTTGATACATTTATTTGAAAGAGGTTATTCAGGTGCCGACATCAATCCTTTAAAAGGTAATATTGATGTTCTTGCGGGTTTGATGCCGGATAGTCAAAGATATTTTGACTATCATCACGCTGCTACCGATACTTTTGACGCTGTTAATAAAAGAGAATTGGAACTGGGCGCCGCTACTATGGCCAGTTTGATATATCTCTTCGATACCCATGGTACTAAATAA
- a CDS encoding endonuclease III domain-containing protein, producing MTKKEKVNFVLETLNKIYPQVPIPLDHKDPYTLLIAVLLSAQSTDVRVNQITPILFEIADNPYDMVKLTVEEIRDIIRPVGLSPMKAKGIHGLSQILIDKYNGIVPADMEALETFPAVGHKTASVVMSQAFNIPAFPVDTHIHRTMYRWGFSDGKNVVQTEKDAKRLFPKDTWNMVHLQIIWYARQYSPARGWDLEKDIITKTIGRKSVIRDYLKNKKK from the coding sequence ATGACGAAAAAAGAAAAGGTGAATTTTGTATTAGAAACGTTGAACAAAATCTATCCCCAAGTACCTATTCCTTTAGATCATAAAGATCCATATACTTTATTGATTGCTGTTCTTCTCTCTGCCCAGAGCACAGATGTGCGCGTCAATCAAATAACTCCAATACTTTTCGAGATTGCCGATAATCCGTATGATATGGTAAAATTAACGGTGGAAGAAATTCGGGATATAATTAGGCCCGTGGGCTTATCTCCAATGAAGGCAAAAGGCATTCATGGCCTGTCCCAAATTTTAATTGATAAATATAATGGTATAGTCCCAGCGGATATGGAAGCGCTGGAAACGTTTCCCGCAGTGGGTCATAAAACTGCAAGCGTAGTAATGAGCCAAGCATTTAATATTCCCGCGTTTCCAGTGGATACGCATATCCATAGAACAATGTATCGCTGGGGCTTCTCCGATGGAAAAAATGTAGTACAAACCGAAAAAGATGCGAAACGTTTATTTCCTAAAGACACATGGAATATGGTCCATCTTCAAATAATATGGTACGCCAGACAATATTCCCCTGCACGAGGATGGGATCTGGAAAAGGATATAATTACCAAAACAATTGGTAGAAAGAGTGTTATTAGAGATTACCTGAAAAACAAGAAAAAATAA
- a CDS encoding ABC transporter permease — translation MNHLSLIIKREYLTKVRNKSFIIMTFLSPLIFVGIFALVAYLSSVNSDTVRTISVLDESGLFGDEFVSSPHTVYKMLHGVPLQEAKIKAEKDENYGLLYIPKTDDLESLSKKVTFYSEDSPSISVMQDINRLLETKVNVLKLREAGIDSQTIKDLHININANQETFQGRETSKMSSGLKLIFGGAAGYLLFMFIIIYGNMIMRSVIEEKTSRVIEVIISSVKPRVLLLGKILGTTLAGLTQFLIWVVLILVLMMAVNSMFGIDVSAASPSQQMVQQSLEGGSQEFIQDVMIEINNLPIANLIIMFILFFIGGYLLYASLYASVGAAVDSETDTQQFMMPIIMPLVLAVYVGLFTVIDNPHGTVSQVFSYIPFTSPVVMLMRIPFGVPLWQQLISVIILFLTFFGTVWFASKIYRVGILMYGKKPTYKELWKWLKY, via the coding sequence ATGAACCACTTATCTCTGATAATCAAAAGGGAGTATCTTACCAAAGTCCGCAACAAGTCTTTTATAATAATGACATTTTTGAGTCCCCTAATATTTGTGGGAATCTTTGCACTGGTCGCTTATCTGTCAAGTGTTAACAGTGATACCGTTCGTACAATTTCCGTTTTGGACGAAAGTGGGCTTTTTGGCGATGAATTTGTAAGCTCTCCCCATACCGTATATAAAATGCTTCACGGTGTGCCACTTCAAGAGGCAAAGATTAAGGCGGAGAAGGATGAGAATTATGGTCTCCTTTATATTCCCAAGACTGACGATCTAGAATCCCTATCTAAAAAAGTAACATTCTATTCCGAAGATTCCCCTTCTATTTCTGTGATGCAGGATATCAATAGATTGCTGGAAACGAAAGTAAATGTTCTAAAATTAAGGGAAGCGGGTATTGATTCACAGACAATCAAGGATCTTCATATAAACATCAATGCCAACCAGGAAACTTTTCAGGGAAGGGAAACTTCTAAAATGTCTTCTGGCCTGAAACTTATTTTTGGCGGGGCGGCAGGTTATCTCTTGTTTATGTTTATAATAATCTATGGCAACATGATTATGCGCAGTGTAATCGAGGAGAAAACAAGTAGGGTAATAGAAGTAATAATTTCTTCCGTAAAACCCCGCGTCTTACTCCTGGGGAAGATTCTTGGTACCACTTTGGCAGGCCTCACACAATTTTTAATATGGGTCGTGCTGATTTTGGTTCTAATGATGGCCGTTAATTCGATGTTTGGGATTGATGTAAGCGCTGCTTCCCCTTCCCAGCAAATGGTTCAGCAAAGTTTGGAGGGTGGATCCCAAGAGTTTATACAGGATGTGATGATTGAAATAAACAACTTGCCAATTGCCAATTTGATAATTATGTTTATCCTCTTTTTTATTGGTGGTTATCTATTGTACGCATCGCTTTATGCTTCCGTGGGAGCAGCTGTGGATAGCGAAACTGATACTCAACAATTTATGATGCCCATTATAATGCCTTTGGTATTGGCAGTTTATGTTGGATTGTTTACTGTAATTGACAACCCTCATGGCACTGTCTCTCAGGTGTTTTCCTATATACCCTTTACCTCACCTGTGGTTATGCTGATGCGAATTCCTTTCGGAGTCCCCTTATGGCAACAGCTAATTTCTGTCATAATTCTCTTTCTTACTTTTTTCGGAACAGTTTGGTTTGCATCGAAGATCTATCGGGTAGGAATTTTAATGTATGGGAAAAAACCGACCTACAAGGAATTATGGAAATGGCTGAAGTATTAA
- a CDS encoding nucleotide exchange factor GrpE — translation MSKKDNPKENDRAEELEFLENEVSESEILDQEAEQESVDDALGILQDEFKREKDRYVRLFAEFENYKKRTARERIDLFKTAGEDVITSLLPVLDDFGRALKELEKGDDDGHYKGVELIYNKLKETLRSKGLEMIDVKAGDPFDAEMHEAISQIAAPDKKLKGKIIDVVENGYSLGGKIIRYPKVVIGQ, via the coding sequence ATGAGCAAAAAAGATAATCCGAAAGAAAACGACCGCGCAGAGGAATTAGAATTTCTTGAAAACGAAGTTTCAGAAAGCGAGATTCTCGATCAAGAAGCGGAACAAGAAAGTGTTGACGATGCCTTAGGTATTCTTCAAGATGAATTTAAACGTGAAAAAGACCGCTATGTCCGTCTATTTGCGGAATTTGAAAATTATAAAAAACGTACCGCACGCGAACGTATCGATTTGTTTAAAACGGCAGGGGAGGACGTAATTACTTCTCTATTGCCCGTTTTGGATGATTTTGGAAGGGCCTTGAAAGAACTTGAAAAAGGAGATGACGACGGACACTATAAAGGTGTGGAACTCATCTATAATAAATTGAAAGAAACTCTTCGATCAAAGGGCTTGGAAATGATAGATGTGAAAGCTGGCGATCCTTTTGATGCGGAAATGCATGAGGCAATTAGTCAGATTGCCGCTCCTGATAAGAAACTCAAAGGAAAAATAATAGATGTTGTCGAAAATGGCTATAGCTTGGGCGGCAAGATAATTCGCTATCCTAAAGTAGTTATAGGACAATAA
- a CDS encoding YceI family protein codes for MKSTFLKSILVVFILAGVVSCKNNETQAEKEIEAAAEASETAFEYKIDTNASELKWEGSKPTATHYGTVKLSSGVLLVHDGKIEAGSFEVDMNTIVDEDLEGDSKSNLEAHLKGTAEGKEGDFFDVKKYPTANFELTGIENNIVKGNLTIKDKTNAIEFPAAIVINGDKLTFTSEAIELDRTKWGINYGSKTIFPNLGDKFVSDIMKVTISLTADKE; via the coding sequence ATGAAATCAACATTTTTAAAATCTATCCTAGTGGTTTTTATTTTAGCCGGTGTAGTATCCTGTAAGAACAACGAAACCCAAGCCGAAAAAGAAATAGAGGCTGCTGCTGAAGCTTCTGAAACTGCATTTGAGTACAAAATAGATACTAATGCTTCGGAACTTAAATGGGAAGGATCAAAACCTACGGCCACTCATTATGGTACCGTAAAACTTTCCTCGGGTGTTCTACTTGTTCACGATGGAAAAATTGAGGCCGGTAGTTTTGAGGTTGACATGAACACTATTGTGGACGAAGACCTGGAAGGAGATTCAAAATCGAATCTCGAAGCCCACCTAAAAGGTACAGCTGAAGGAAAAGAAGGAGATTTTTTCGATGTGAAAAAGTATCCCACTGCAAACTTCGAGCTTACAGGTATAGAAAATAATATCGTGAAAGGAAATTTGACTATTAAGGATAAAACAAATGCAATTGAATTTCCAGCTGCAATTGTTATTAATGGAGATAAGTTAACATTCACGAGTGAAGCGATTGAACTGGATCGTACCAAATGGGGAATTAATTATGGTTCAAAAACCATTTTTCCTAATTTAGGAGACAAATTTGTTAGTGATATAATGAAAGTAACTATATCATTAACGGCGGACAAAGAATAA
- a CDS encoding sigma-54-dependent transcriptional regulator: MSRILIIEDEAAIRRVLIKILTEENKGYEVFEAEDGVSGMEIIKKEDFDLILCDIKMPKMDGVEVLEAVKKIKPEIPIVMISGHGDLDTAVNTMRLGAFDYISKPPDLNRLLNTVRIALDTQELVIENARLKKKVSKNYEMVGESPAIEMVKEIIEKVAPTEARVLITGANGTGKELVAHWLHQKSDRSSGPMIEVNCAAIPSELIESELFGHVKGAFTSANKDRAGKFEAANGGTIFLDEVGDMSLSAQAKVLRALQENRVQRVGSDKDIKVDVRVITATNKDLKKEIEEGRFREDLYHRLAVILIKVPSLKDRREDIPLLVDYFSERISKEHGTTQKKFSSKAIKLLQEYDWTGNIRELRNVVERLIILGGKEISEEDVKLFASK, encoded by the coding sequence ATGTCTAGAATACTTATAATTGAAGATGAAGCGGCAATCCGTAGAGTCCTAATTAAAATATTAACCGAAGAAAATAAGGGATACGAGGTCTTTGAAGCGGAAGACGGGGTATCTGGAATGGAAATTATTAAAAAGGAAGATTTCGATTTGATCCTCTGCGACATCAAGATGCCTAAAATGGATGGGGTAGAGGTACTTGAAGCTGTGAAAAAAATAAAACCTGAAATTCCCATTGTTATGATCTCAGGACATGGCGATTTGGATACCGCAGTAAATACGATGCGGTTGGGCGCCTTTGATTATATTTCAAAACCACCAGATCTTAATCGGCTGCTCAATACGGTACGCATTGCGTTGGATACCCAGGAATTGGTTATTGAGAATGCCCGTTTAAAAAAGAAAGTTTCCAAAAACTATGAAATGGTAGGAGAATCTCCGGCCATTGAAATGGTAAAGGAGATAATAGAAAAGGTCGCGCCCACGGAAGCCCGCGTGCTCATAACAGGTGCCAACGGAACTGGAAAGGAACTTGTGGCTCACTGGCTTCATCAAAAAAGTGACCGTAGCAGTGGCCCGATGATAGAGGTTAATTGTGCCGCCATCCCTAGTGAATTGATTGAAAGTGAATTATTTGGCCACGTTAAGGGAGCCTTTACCTCGGCAAATAAAGACCGTGCTGGAAAGTTTGAGGCTGCCAATGGCGGAACTATCTTTTTGGATGAAGTGGGAGATATGAGTCTTTCCGCACAAGCCAAAGTATTACGAGCTTTACAGGAGAATAGAGTACAACGCGTGGGTAGTGATAAGGATATAAAGGTAGATGTAAGAGTAATCACCGCCACTAACAAAGATTTAAAAAAGGAAATCGAGGAAGGAAGATTTAGAGAGGATCTATATCATAGGTTGGCTGTAATCCTTATTAAGGTTCCTTCGCTTAAGGATAGACGGGAAGATATTCCATTGCTGGTTGATTATTTTTCCGAAAGAATTTCGAAGGAACATGGAACTACGCAGAAAAAATTTTCTTCCAAAGCCATAAAACTTTTACAAGAATACGATTGGACAGGAAATATTAGGGAACTTCGAAATGTTGTGGAACGCTTAATTATTCTCGGAGGAAAGGAAATAAGTGAAGAAGATGTAAAACTTTTTGCGAGCAAGTAG
- a CDS encoding PPK2 family polyphosphate kinase, which produces MKDINIEDFKVTEKIKIGDTNTRWDLNASKKKLKKKLKDTRNDLGELQDTLYAHGKYAVLVCLQGMDTAGKDSLIREVFKDFNARGVVVHSFKTPTVLEKRHDYLWRHYIALPERGKFGVFNRTHYENVLVTRVHPDYILGENLPHINNLEDIDNAFWERRFQQINDFERIIQQNGTIIFKFFLNISKDEQKDRQLRRLDKPNKNWKFSPGDLDERDLWDKYQYCYEDAINHTSKPHAPWYIIPSDDKNTARVITAEIMLQELKKYKDIKEPELDDDIKAKISEYRERLKND; this is translated from the coding sequence ATGAAAGATATAAATATTGAGGATTTTAAGGTCACTGAAAAGATCAAAATCGGCGACACAAATACGCGTTGGGACCTAAATGCTTCAAAAAAGAAACTTAAGAAAAAACTGAAGGATACTCGGAATGATCTGGGGGAACTTCAAGACACCTTATATGCCCACGGAAAGTATGCCGTTCTTGTCTGTCTGCAAGGAATGGACACTGCGGGGAAAGACAGTTTGATCCGCGAAGTATTTAAAGATTTTAATGCAAGGGGAGTAGTAGTCCATAGTTTTAAGACCCCAACCGTTTTAGAAAAACGGCACGACTACTTATGGCGACATTATATTGCCCTGCCGGAACGAGGCAAATTTGGGGTTTTCAACCGAACCCATTATGAGAATGTGCTGGTTACTCGCGTCCATCCCGATTATATTTTAGGAGAAAATCTTCCGCATATTAATAATTTGGAAGATATAGATAATGCTTTTTGGGAAAGACGCTTTCAACAAATCAATGATTTTGAACGTATCATTCAACAAAATGGTACGATTATCTTCAAATTTTTTCTCAACATTTCAAAAGATGAACAAAAAGATAGACAGTTAAGACGATTGGACAAGCCCAATAAAAACTGGAAATTTTCACCCGGCGATCTGGACGAACGGGATTTATGGGATAAATATCAATATTGTTACGAGGATGCTATTAATCATACCTCCAAACCTCATGCACCTTGGTATATCATCCCATCGGACGACAAAAATACGGCTCGCGTAATTACTGCGGAAATTATGCTTCAGGAACTGAAAAAGTACAAGGATATTAAAGAACCTGAACTGGACGATGATATCAAAGCCAAGATTTCTGAGTATCGAGAACGGCTTAAGAATGATTAA
- the dnaJ gene encoding molecular chaperone DnaJ, with translation MKEDYYEILGIEKNASAAEIKKAYRKKALKYHPDKNPGDHTAEEMFKKSAEAYEVLSDPNKRSRYDQFGHGAFQGGGFGGGGMNMEDIFSQFGDIFGSHFGGGGGFSGGFGGGRQMVKGSNLRIRVQLSLEEIANGVEKKIKVKRKKLAKGTTYKTCTTCNGQGQITRIQNTILGRMQTSSPCTTCGGLGQIVDSKPANADADGMLVTEETVSIKIPAGVVDGMQLKVTGKGNDAPANGIAGDLLVAIEEKPHDTLQREGDNLHYDLYISISEAVLGASKEIETVTGKVRIKVDAGVQSGKILRLRNKGIPSINGYGTGDLLVHINVWTPKSLSKEQKDFFEKMMDDEHFQPVPEKEDKSFFEKVKDMFS, from the coding sequence ATGAAGGAAGATTATTATGAAATTCTTGGCATCGAGAAGAATGCCTCCGCAGCCGAGATAAAAAAAGCTTATCGTAAAAAGGCACTAAAATACCATCCCGATAAAAATCCGGGTGACCATACGGCTGAAGAGATGTTTAAAAAATCGGCCGAAGCTTACGAAGTACTTAGTGACCCAAACAAACGTTCGCGATACGATCAGTTTGGCCATGGTGCTTTCCAAGGCGGTGGTTTTGGTGGAGGTGGCATGAACATGGAAGACATTTTCAGCCAGTTTGGCGATATTTTTGGCAGCCATTTTGGTGGGGGCGGAGGCTTTAGTGGCGGTTTCGGTGGTGGACGGCAGATGGTAAAGGGAAGTAATCTTAGAATCCGCGTACAGCTTTCTTTAGAGGAGATAGCCAATGGCGTGGAGAAAAAAATAAAGGTTAAACGGAAGAAACTTGCCAAAGGAACTACCTATAAAACCTGTACTACCTGTAACGGCCAAGGTCAGATCACCCGAATCCAAAATACTATTTTAGGAAGAATGCAAACTTCCTCTCCCTGTACTACCTGCGGTGGTTTAGGTCAGATTGTTGATTCAAAACCTGCCAATGCGGATGCTGATGGTATGTTGGTTACCGAAGAAACCGTATCCATCAAAATTCCAGCAGGAGTTGTGGATGGAATGCAGTTAAAAGTTACTGGTAAAGGAAACGATGCTCCTGCCAACGGAATAGCTGGAGATCTTTTGGTTGCGATTGAGGAAAAACCGCACGACACCTTGCAGCGCGAAGGAGATAATCTCCATTACGATTTATATATTAGTATTTCTGAAGCCGTCTTAGGGGCCTCAAAAGAAATTGAGACTGTAACAGGAAAAGTACGCATCAAGGTAGATGCTGGCGTACAGAGCGGAAAGATTTTGAGATTACGAAATAAAGGAATTCCAAGTATTAACGGTTATGGCACTGGAGATTTGTTGGTTCATATAAATGTGTGGACTCCAAAATCTCTTTCAAAAGAACAAAAAGATTTCTTTGAAAAAATGATGGACGATGAGCATTTTCAACCTGTTCCAGAAAAAGAGGACAAATCCTTTTTTGAAAAAGTAAAAGATATGTTCTCTTAA
- the bcp gene encoding thioredoxin-dependent thiol peroxidase → MNTLKKGDKAPDFKVNDQDGNSINSEDYKGKKWIVFFYPKASTPGCTAEACNLRDNYEELQKQGYELVGVSADSEKRQKNFKEKYKLPFPLLADENKEVINAFGVWGPKKFMGREFDGIHRTTFVIDETGTIVRVIDKVKTKDHAAQILD, encoded by the coding sequence ATGAATACACTTAAAAAGGGTGATAAGGCTCCAGATTTTAAAGTCAACGACCAAGACGGAAATAGCATAAATTCCGAAGATTATAAGGGGAAGAAATGGATTGTTTTCTTCTATCCCAAGGCTAGTACTCCGGGTTGTACCGCAGAGGCCTGCAATCTTCGGGATAATTATGAAGAACTCCAAAAGCAAGGCTATGAGCTTGTGGGTGTAAGTGCCGATAGTGAAAAAAGACAGAAGAATTTCAAGGAAAAATACAAACTTCCCTTTCCACTACTGGCAGATGAAAACAAAGAGGTAATTAATGCTTTTGGTGTGTGGGGACCGAAAAAGTTTATGGGTAGAGAATTCGATGGAATCCATCGAACAACTTTTGTAATAGATGAAACAGGAACGATTGTACGCGTAATCGACAAGGTGAAAACCAAGGATCACGCAGCCCAAATATTGGATTAG